In Fervidobacterium nodosum Rt17-B1, one genomic interval encodes:
- a CDS encoding STAS domain-containing protein: protein MKKSLLENDIIKFEMPEEIDLVNSQEIKKTVYEESIEKGYKKVILDFSKTRYIDSTGLGIIVAIHKQTLMNAGALVLINFDSNIRNLLKMTSLDRIFNIFDSEKEAIEFLNK from the coding sequence ATGAAAAAATCATTATTAGAAAACGACATAATTAAATTTGAAATGCCTGAAGAAATTGACTTAGTGAACTCACAAGAGATTAAAAAAACTGTTTACGAGGAATCTATTGAAAAAGGGTATAAAAAAGTTATCCTTGACTTTTCTAAAACCAGATACATAGATAGTACAGGTCTTGGAATAATCGTTGCAATTCATAAGCAAACACTTATGAATGCAGGCGCTTTGGTTTTAATTAACTTTGATTCGAATATAAGAAACCTTTTAAAAATGACTTCGCTTGACAGAATATTCAATATCTTTGACAGCGAAAAAGAGGCAATTGAATTTCTAAATAAATAG
- a CDS encoding STAS domain-containing protein, whose product MYAFTEQFGVVVVSLNSDVSMQNAVAIRNWVVDNLIKKGKAKIVFDLTNVPSVDSFGLGTFVSLHKTALSSGGAIAFACANENVKKLLSMTALDKVIKNYNSVMEAVNSLK is encoded by the coding sequence ATGTACGCATTTACTGAGCAATTTGGTGTTGTTGTAGTATCTCTCAATAGCGATGTTTCAATGCAGAATGCTGTTGCTATTCGCAACTGGGTTGTTGATAATTTAATAAAGAAAGGAAAAGCAAAGATTGTTTTTGACTTAACAAATGTTCCTTCAGTTGATAGTTTTGGACTTGGTACATTTGTCAGTCTCCACAAAACGGCTTTATCTTCTGGTGGGGCTATTGCGTTTGCTTGCGCGAATGAAAATGTAAAAAAATTGCTTTCTATGACTGCACTTGATAAGGTTATTAAAAATTATAATTCCGTTATGGAAGCGGTAAATAGTTTAAAATAA
- the lexA gene encoding transcriptional repressor LexA produces MRELTERQKLIYDFIKDYMIMKGYAPSIRDISRHFKMTPRGAQLHLIALEKKGYIKRGKGPRTISLLDRKESIVVPVKGKIAAGQAIEMFEQIDEEIEVPLAMLKGYGEYFALKVQGDSMINAHILDGDYVVIKRQYSAENNSIVAAVVEDKITLKRLVLKDDHIELIPENDAYQPIVCEPKKVRIIGKMVGLIRIFR; encoded by the coding sequence ATGAGGGAATTAACTGAAAGGCAGAAACTCATATATGATTTTATAAAAGACTATATGATAATGAAGGGGTATGCTCCATCAATACGTGATATATCTCGTCATTTTAAAATGACACCACGCGGTGCGCAGTTACATCTTATCGCGCTTGAAAAAAAAGGTTACATAAAACGCGGTAAAGGTCCAAGGACTATTTCACTTTTGGATAGGAAGGAAAGTATAGTTGTTCCCGTGAAGGGGAAAATAGCAGCTGGGCAAGCTATCGAAATGTTTGAACAAATTGATGAAGAAATAGAAGTGCCATTGGCTATGCTTAAAGGTTATGGTGAGTATTTTGCTTTAAAAGTACAAGGTGATAGTATGATAAATGCTCACATTTTAGATGGTGATTATGTGGTAATAAAAAGACAGTATAGTGCGGAAAATAATTCCATAGTCGCAGCTGTTGTAGAAGATAAAATAACACTTAAAAGATTGGTATTAAAAGATGATCATATAGAACTGATTCCAGAAAACGATGCATACCAACCTATTGTATGTGAGCCAAAGAAAGTAAGAATCATCGGAAAAATGGTAGGACTTATAAGAATTTTTAGATAG
- a CDS encoding archease has protein sequence MYREIDHKADLFYEIVAENVDELLSDIVKILLENSSEKYSENKNILLIECLKNFTKKCYNIDVTNVNTNNEFLDWLFDTVNEIISLIDSGFYPFKTEQGCVYFCERRINLAIKALTYHNLSMKYHEGKLYVRMVFDV, from the coding sequence TTGTACAGAGAAATAGACCACAAGGCGGATTTATTTTACGAAATTGTGGCAGAAAATGTTGACGAGCTTTTAAGTGATATTGTAAAGATACTTCTTGAAAACAGCTCGGAAAAATATTCTGAAAATAAAAATATATTATTAATAGAATGTTTGAAAAATTTTACTAAAAAATGTTATAATATAGACGTAACTAATGTAAACACTAACAACGAATTTTTAGATTGGTTATTTGATACCGTGAATGAGATAATATCTCTTATTGATAGTGGATTTTATCCATTCAAAACTGAGCAAGGTTGTGTTTATTTTTGTGAAAGAAGAATAAATCTTGCCATAAAGGCTTTAACTTATCATAATCTCAGTATGAAATACCATGAAGGTAAATTATACGTTAGGATGGTGTTTGATGTATGA